A genomic region of Gemmata massiliana contains the following coding sequences:
- the mobF gene encoding MobF family relaxase yields the protein MLRIVPTRSAAQAQSYYSHSDYYTGDQEHPGVWRGKGAERLGLSGIVEKEQFAALCENRDPSSGERITASTRANRTIGYDFNFHAPKSLSVLHALTDDPNLLRAFQESVDATMDLIETDAQTRVRKGYTYQDRTTGELVWARFDHFTARPIGGVPDPHLHSHCFVQNMTFDRAEGQWKAGQFRNLKRDAPFYQAVFHTELTSRLRALGVPLEQTPEGWEVRGFDRATLDKFSRRTKQIEDLAAARGITDPDAKAELGAKTRRGKAEHLSMDELRALWFDRLDSHERAALRPLPPPVKPEPAAGLEPRAALAFACRHLFERRSVVSERELLAETLRAGLGRFTLADAERAVRDSDVLVRELDGRRLATTRAVLVEEEQLIAFARDGRGRCAPLGRGDAVPRRGWLNAGQKAAVRHVLSSPDRVMLIRGAAGTGKTTLMQEAVEAIERAGTRVLTFAPSADASRGVLRKEGFTGADTVARLLVDTELQERARGQVLWIDEAGLLGATAMRGVFTLADRLACRVVLSGDRKQHGSVARGAVLKVLEEQAGLAVAEVKEVQRQKGAYRRAVELLSEGRAAEGFDALDRLGWVREIADADRYTQLAADYVAAVASRKSALVVSPTHAEGAEATGAIRTALKAAGKLGTEERAIATLTRVELTEAERTQANSYRTGDVLQFHQNAKGFALGQRVVVEPGISVPLDQAARFQVFRPSELILAPGDRVRVTKGGKTKDGHKIENGGLFTVSGFTRAGDIRLDNGWIVDRDYGHLSHGYVTTSYASQGKTVDRVLVAQSSRSGAAASREQFYVSASRARQQVTVYTDDKEALREAIGHSADRLSATELVGVEAHREQLRMRARLVRLLNRFRGHRPQPARPDREYREGRA from the coding sequence ATGCTCCGCATCGTCCCCACCCGTTCCGCCGCCCAGGCCCAGAGCTACTACAGCCATTCGGACTACTACACCGGGGACCAGGAGCACCCGGGCGTGTGGCGCGGAAAGGGGGCCGAGCGCCTCGGGCTCAGTGGTATTGTTGAGAAAGAACAATTCGCCGCCCTGTGCGAGAACCGGGATCCGAGTTCGGGCGAACGTATTACCGCGAGCACCCGAGCCAACCGCACAATCGGGTACGATTTCAATTTTCATGCCCCTAAATCCCTATCGGTCCTGCACGCGCTGACTGACGACCCGAATCTTCTGCGCGCGTTCCAGGAGTCGGTCGACGCTACGATGGACCTCATCGAGACGGACGCCCAAACCCGAGTGCGCAAGGGGTACACGTACCAGGACCGGACCACCGGGGAGCTCGTCTGGGCCCGGTTCGATCACTTCACGGCCCGGCCCATCGGCGGGGTTCCTGATCCGCACCTGCATAGCCATTGTTTTGTGCAGAATATGACGTTCGACCGGGCCGAGGGCCAGTGGAAGGCGGGGCAGTTCCGCAACCTCAAGCGCGACGCACCGTTTTACCAGGCTGTGTTCCACACCGAGCTCACGTCCCGGCTCCGCGCGCTCGGGGTCCCGCTGGAACAAACGCCCGAGGGGTGGGAGGTCCGGGGTTTCGACCGGGCGACGCTCGACAAGTTCTCGCGTCGCACCAAGCAGATCGAGGACCTGGCCGCGGCGCGCGGGATCACAGACCCGGACGCGAAGGCGGAACTCGGGGCAAAGACCCGCCGGGGTAAGGCCGAGCACTTGAGCATGGACGAATTGCGCGCCCTCTGGTTCGATCGCCTCGACTCGCACGAGCGCGCCGCGCTACGACCTCTGCCGCCCCCGGTAAAGCCGGAACCCGCCGCGGGTCTCGAGCCCCGGGCCGCGCTCGCGTTCGCGTGCCGGCACCTGTTCGAGCGCCGCTCGGTCGTGTCCGAGCGCGAGCTCCTGGCCGAAACGCTCCGGGCCGGGCTCGGGCGGTTCACGCTCGCAGACGCCGAACGTGCGGTCCGGGATTCGGACGTGTTGGTGCGCGAGCTCGACGGGCGGCGCCTGGCGACCACGCGCGCGGTTCTGGTCGAAGAGGAACAGTTGATTGCGTTCGCGCGCGATGGGCGGGGCCGATGCGCGCCGCTCGGCCGGGGCGACGCGGTCCCCCGGCGCGGCTGGCTCAACGCGGGGCAAAAGGCCGCGGTGCGGCACGTATTGAGCTCTCCTGATCGAGTGATGTTGATCCGGGGTGCAGCGGGGACCGGTAAAACAACCCTCATGCAGGAGGCGGTCGAAGCGATCGAGCGCGCGGGCACCCGGGTACTCACGTTCGCCCCGTCTGCCGACGCGAGCCGCGGGGTGCTCCGGAAAGAAGGGTTCACCGGGGCCGACACGGTGGCGCGACTGCTCGTGGATACCGAGTTACAAGAGCGGGCTCGGGGGCAGGTGCTGTGGATCGACGAGGCCGGGCTCCTGGGCGCGACCGCGATGCGCGGCGTGTTTACGCTGGCCGACCGGCTCGCGTGCCGGGTGGTGCTCTCGGGCGATCGCAAGCAGCACGGCTCGGTCGCGCGGGGCGCGGTGCTCAAGGTTCTGGAGGAGCAGGCCGGGCTCGCGGTGGCCGAGGTCAAAGAGGTACAGCGCCAGAAGGGCGCGTACCGGCGTGCGGTCGAGTTGCTGTCCGAAGGACGTGCAGCCGAAGGGTTTGACGCGCTCGATCGACTCGGGTGGGTGAGGGAAATTGCCGACGCGGACCGGTACACACAACTGGCGGCAGACTACGTAGCCGCGGTGGCGAGCAGGAAGAGCGCTCTGGTAGTTTCGCCGACGCATGCAGAAGGGGCCGAGGCCACCGGCGCGATCCGCACGGCACTCAAGGCGGCCGGGAAACTCGGCACCGAAGAGCGAGCGATCGCGACCCTGACCCGGGTCGAATTGACCGAGGCCGAGCGCACGCAAGCGAACTCGTACCGAACCGGGGACGTGCTTCAGTTCCACCAGAACGCTAAGGGGTTTGCCCTGGGCCAGCGGGTCGTTGTGGAACCCGGCATTTCGGTCCCGCTCGATCAGGCGGCCCGGTTCCAGGTGTTCCGCCCGAGCGAACTGATCCTGGCTCCCGGGGATCGGGTACGGGTCACGAAAGGCGGAAAGACTAAAGATGGTCACAAGATCGAGAATGGAGGTCTGTTCACGGTTTCAGGATTCACCCGGGCCGGAGACATCCGACTCGACAACGGATGGATCGTGGATCGGGACTACGGGCACCTGAGCCACGGGTATGTGACAACTTCGTACGCGTCGCAGGGGAAGACAGTGGACCGGGTGCTGGTCGCCCAGTCGAGCCGGTCAGGTGCGGCCGCGTCGCGTGAGCAGTTCTACGTTTCGGCGTCGCGAGCACGGCAGCAGGTGACCGTATACACCGACGACAAAGAGGCGCTTCGCGAGGCGATCGGGCACAGCGCCGACCGGCTTAGCGCAACTGAACTGGTCGGAGTCGAGGCGCACCGAGAACAACTGCGCATGCGCGCCCGGTTGGTACGGTTACTGAACCGATTTCGGGGGCACCGACCGCAGCCCGCGCGTCCCGACCGCGAGTACCGGGAGGGCCGAGCGTGA
- a CDS encoding aminotransferase class V-fold PLP-dependent enzyme: protein MPDLLYLDTARFGLTSPTAQRAERALNTLAAAEGNSAYFERFMRHGLKACPLTAEPRYTGLEHWAGIGELKQSLRALVGHRADLPVLVAHRSALLMKLAAQALLWTCRNVLVTDLGWPGYHTLLRHEAERERRSVTTLELRSDALSGRLSEAELIDRVTRAYGLGRCDGLFLSAVSNWGVRLPVERIVRRLEATHRVWFVVVDGAQEFCHVPGQLGAEYCDLYLTGTHKWLGAHHPMGLGFYGRPRSVRTIDAVIENMTTTDDLDDPLLRFSTLLETGAPSGTETVNLVPLFTARAAIVDARPQSMMSRAENMRVVTELAPSVGWKPLLPDPLLRSGILLLEAERASVRSISPDILRSTLRDAGVSATTYEGGLVRLSMPATEFTPAEREHLSRALHTVA from the coding sequence TTGCCCGACCTCCTGTATCTCGATACGGCCCGGTTCGGCCTCACGTCCCCAACGGCCCAACGGGCCGAACGGGCGCTCAACACACTTGCGGCCGCAGAGGGTAATTCCGCCTACTTCGAGCGCTTCATGCGGCACGGGTTGAAGGCGTGCCCGCTCACCGCAGAACCGCGGTACACCGGGCTCGAGCACTGGGCGGGGATTGGCGAACTGAAGCAGTCCTTGCGCGCACTCGTCGGGCACCGCGCGGATCTGCCTGTGCTCGTGGCCCACCGGTCGGCCCTGTTGATGAAGTTGGCCGCTCAAGCACTGCTCTGGACGTGCCGCAACGTCCTGGTCACGGACCTCGGTTGGCCCGGGTACCACACCCTTTTGAGACACGAGGCAGAACGGGAGAGACGGTCCGTAACCACTTTGGAGTTGCGGTCCGACGCGTTGTCCGGTCGACTCAGCGAGGCCGAATTGATCGACCGCGTGACACGCGCGTACGGTCTGGGTCGATGCGACGGCCTGTTCCTTTCGGCGGTGAGTAACTGGGGCGTTCGGCTCCCGGTCGAGCGCATCGTACGGCGCCTGGAAGCGACACACCGGGTGTGGTTCGTGGTCGTGGACGGGGCCCAGGAGTTCTGCCACGTGCCGGGGCAACTGGGCGCCGAGTATTGCGACTTGTACCTGACCGGGACCCACAAGTGGCTCGGCGCGCACCACCCGATGGGACTCGGGTTCTACGGTCGCCCGCGATCGGTCCGAACGATTGATGCGGTGATCGAGAACATGACGACAACGGATGATCTCGACGACCCGCTCTTGCGGTTCTCGACCCTGTTGGAAACGGGCGCTCCGAGTGGCACGGAAACCGTGAACTTGGTGCCGTTGTTCACGGCCCGCGCGGCGATTGTGGACGCGCGACCCCAAAGCATGATGTCTCGCGCGGAGAACATGCGCGTGGTGACAGAACTCGCGCCGTCGGTCGGGTGGAAACCCCTATTGCCGGACCCTCTGCTCCGTTCGGGAATCTTACTCTTGGAAGCAGAGCGGGCGTCGGTGCGGTCCATTTCTCCCGATATTTTACGATCGACGCTACGGGACGCCGGGGTTTCGGCGACGACGTACGAGGGCGGGTTGGTCCGCCTGTCGATGCCCGCCACCGAGTTTACTCCCGCGGAACGGGAGCACCTGTCCCGCGCGTTGCACACAGTGGCGTGA
- a CDS encoding DUF1016 N-terminal domain-containing protein, producing the protein MGKRKLPAKTAPQSTTLPADFEAVVAMIRDARARVVAQVNSTLVDLYWRIGAHLSAKIAVGEWGDGTVEQLATHIRRMQPNATGFSAKNLWRMRQFYDTYANSPILSPLVRELSWTHNLIILSRSKREDEREFYLRVCQRERWTKRELERQLDGALFERVALSPVKLSIPMAQAHPSATDVFRDSYLVEVRHDNREGITDSVSRTLGRGCLSRSTYSPSKDVGEHSLLVKRRWATKCPNPRAARLAKKGEGYTA; encoded by the coding sequence ATGGGCAAACGCAAACTGCCAGCAAAGACGGCACCTCAATCAACTACCCTGCCCGCTGACTTCGAGGCGGTGGTGGCAATGATCCGCGATGCCCGGGCGCGGGTCGTGGCGCAGGTGAATTCCACGCTCGTCGATCTATACTGGCGCATCGGCGCCCACTTGTCCGCGAAAATCGCGGTGGGTGAGTGGGGGGATGGAACCGTTGAACAACTTGCCACTCACATTCGCCGGATGCAGCCGAACGCCACCGGGTTCTCGGCCAAAAACCTGTGGCGAATGCGGCAGTTCTACGACACGTACGCGAACTCCCCAATTCTCTCGCCGCTGGTGAGAGAATTGTCCTGGACCCACAACCTCATCATTTTGAGCCGCAGCAAGCGGGAGGACGAGCGGGAATTTTACCTGCGGGTGTGCCAGCGGGAGAGGTGGACCAAACGGGAATTGGAACGCCAGCTCGATGGCGCATTGTTCGAGCGCGTCGCTTTATCGCCTGTGAAACTGTCAATCCCGATGGCGCAAGCTCATCCCAGCGCAACGGACGTGTTCCGGGACAGTTATTTGGTCGAAGTGCGCCATGACAACCGTGAAGGCATTACTGACTCAGTCAGCAGAACACTCGGGAGGGGGTGTCTAAGCCGATCAACTTACTCACCGTCGAAAGACGTTGGGGAACATAGCCTGTTGGTGAAGCGGCGGTGGGCGACGAAGTGCCCGAACCCACGTGCCGCAAGGCTTGCGAAGAAGGGTGAAGGCTATACTGCTTGA
- a CDS encoding DUF5131 family protein — MSDNSKIEWTDATWNPVRGCTKISPGCKHCYAATFAERFRGVKDHPYEQGFDLRLVPEKLAEPFRLTKPRRIFVNSMSDLFHADIETDYILRVAEVMRVANWHTYQVLTKRSERLRDLLRDELSEFADQAHIWWGVSVENRKHGLPRIDHLRDAPAAVRFLSVEPLLEDLGAIDLTGISWVIVGGESGHGARPMNEAWVRSIRDQCEAAGVEFFFKQWGGVKKAEAGRTLDGRTHDAAPSASPHPIADRASRAAQIQRFELQLAATQ; from the coding sequence ATGAGCGACAACTCCAAGATCGAGTGGACGGACGCAACGTGGAACCCCGTTCGGGGATGCACGAAGATCAGCCCCGGGTGCAAGCACTGCTACGCCGCCACGTTCGCCGAGCGGTTCCGCGGAGTGAAGGACCACCCCTACGAACAAGGATTCGATCTCCGCCTGGTCCCCGAGAAACTGGCGGAACCGTTCCGACTGACCAAGCCGCGCAGAATCTTCGTCAACTCGATGAGCGACCTGTTCCACGCCGACATCGAAACCGATTACATCCTCCGCGTCGCCGAGGTGATGCGGGTCGCCAACTGGCACACCTACCAGGTGCTCACGAAGCGGTCGGAGCGGCTTCGCGACCTGCTCCGCGACGAACTCTCCGAGTTCGCAGATCAAGCGCACATCTGGTGGGGAGTGAGCGTCGAAAACCGCAAGCACGGCCTGCCGCGCATCGACCATCTCCGGGACGCGCCGGCAGCGGTCCGTTTCCTCTCGGTCGAACCGCTACTCGAAGACCTTGGCGCCATCGATCTGACGGGGATATCATGGGTGATCGTCGGCGGAGAAAGCGGACACGGCGCGCGACCCATGAATGAGGCTTGGGTTCGGAGCATTCGTGACCAATGCGAAGCCGCGGGCGTCGAATTCTTCTTCAAGCAGTGGGGCGGGGTGAAGAAGGCGGAGGCCGGGCGCACCCTCGACGGCCGCACCCACGACGCGGCGCCGTCCGCGAGCCCGCACCCGATCGCTGACCGGGCGTCCCGCGCAGCCCAAATTCAACGGTTTGAACTCCAGTTGGCCGCGACTCAATGA
- a CDS encoding tyrosine-type recombinase/integrase: MTGVARWPHRRTIRALELTFFLTHLPAPAWCAKHTFRALSVTHFPTLNIPGSHSPPVNDLRSQFGEAVAAWLTRSPSAETRSGYTRDLSQFMAHAKIPAGAWDELPRVRPRHIAAWRDALLSAGLSNAAITRKLSVVRSLFGYLRAYGYDGLNPADTAFVAAPPVPRDGKTVALTPEDCRRLLDAPALTTPEGIRDRALLAVLAFTGCRVGELSRLRVADYKTSGGHKVVEVRGKGGKERRIPLHPEAFERLDAWLEAAELVGVAGPLFRPLRTARGGGKSGFHTAPLSRRAVQALVERYVARLKLDPNVTVHSFRATALTTARERGADIVDLQDFAGHADPRTTLGYIRNRDRLSRSPAYVLKY, translated from the coding sequence ATGACCGGTGTGGCCCGTTGGCCACACCGGCGAACAATTCGTGCCCTCGAGTTGACATTCTTCTTGACTCACCTCCCCGCACCCGCATGGTGCGCGAAACACACTTTTCGCGCATTATCCGTGACCCACTTCCCAACCCTTAATATTCCTGGCTCGCATTCACCGCCTGTTAACGATCTCCGCTCCCAATTCGGCGAGGCGGTCGCGGCTTGGCTCACTCGTTCCCCTTCGGCCGAGACCCGGTCCGGTTACACCCGCGACCTGAGCCAGTTCATGGCGCATGCCAAGATCCCAGCAGGAGCATGGGACGAATTGCCTCGGGTCCGGCCGCGGCATATCGCTGCTTGGCGCGACGCGTTACTCTCGGCAGGACTCTCAAACGCCGCGATCACCCGGAAGCTCTCAGTAGTACGCTCCCTGTTCGGCTACCTGCGAGCCTATGGATATGACGGCCTTAACCCGGCCGATACCGCATTCGTGGCCGCGCCCCCCGTGCCACGTGACGGGAAAACGGTGGCCCTCACCCCAGAGGATTGTCGCCGCCTACTTGATGCGCCGGCGCTGACCACGCCAGAGGGAATACGTGACCGCGCGCTCCTGGCGGTGCTGGCCTTCACTGGTTGCCGGGTCGGTGAGCTCTCCCGCTTGCGGGTCGCGGACTACAAAACCAGCGGCGGGCACAAAGTCGTTGAGGTGCGCGGCAAAGGGGGTAAAGAGCGACGCATCCCACTCCATCCGGAAGCATTCGAGCGACTGGACGCGTGGCTTGAGGCGGCTGAGCTGGTTGGCGTAGCCGGGCCGCTGTTTCGCCCGCTACGGACCGCTCGAGGCGGCGGGAAAAGCGGCTTCCACACAGCACCGCTGTCACGTAGGGCGGTACAGGCACTGGTGGAACGTTATGTTGCCCGGTTGAAGCTCGACCCAAATGTCACCGTTCACTCGTTCCGGGCCACCGCACTTACCACCGCTCGCGAGCGTGGGGCCGACATAGTAGACTTGCAGGATTTCGCTGGCCACGCGGACCCACGCACCACACTCGGTTATATCCGCAACCGAGACCGACTCAGTCGCTCTCCCGCCTATGTCCTGAAGTATTAA
- a CDS encoding HEPN domain-containing protein, giving the protein MHEEPKRLLAQALRDTSTLLVEALPHFMRTVEVPRPAEGGGLTIVEERQPNFKRAMIAITLKQMDVGAAFVESFVKHHPEFSGMVFVSTGSGLDLKTFLVGAVVDYLWKKHRAIPFQEPQIFGAISQLEKLLDERMATLSFHAELMNFTMDGDLLELPLGCRIRRLSPDELIKIVPNPETAFSEIVRSHDEFCIEGDLTATITTDDKAFGSKDRVSAAEMVLKIVAGIRAFKSGGIHTKEFLLRPKGFFPFSTGTMTFGHTWPHLEKTEIKKEDEAPLVEHLKQYVELKEKSMLMACARLCEAQVRTSPLDRVLDACIALELLLLGGMPKDDRKGELKYRFSMNYASLHTGAAQRHAAYQEARHIYDLRSTIAHGSTPDEPIRLGADKVGLIEAANRTIEVLRFVIKHFLPQVQDTPYKKPEFWDAAHFGLPYPPPKK; this is encoded by the coding sequence ATGCACGAAGAACCGAAGCGCCTTCTAGCGCAAGCACTCCGCGACACCTCAACCCTCCTCGTCGAAGCGCTGCCGCACTTCATGCGAACGGTGGAGGTTCCTCGACCCGCCGAAGGGGGCGGATTGACTATCGTTGAAGAGCGGCAACCGAACTTCAAACGAGCGATGATTGCCATCACACTGAAGCAGATGGATGTGGGCGCGGCGTTCGTCGAATCCTTCGTGAAGCACCACCCGGAGTTTTCGGGCATGGTGTTCGTTTCCACCGGCAGCGGTCTGGATCTCAAAACCTTCCTGGTCGGCGCGGTGGTTGACTACCTCTGGAAGAAACACCGAGCGATCCCGTTCCAGGAGCCGCAGATCTTCGGCGCCATTTCGCAACTTGAAAAGCTCCTCGACGAGAGAATGGCCACACTTTCCTTCCACGCAGAGCTGATGAACTTCACGATGGACGGCGACCTGCTCGAACTCCCGCTGGGCTGCCGAATCCGGCGCCTGAGCCCAGACGAGCTCATCAAAATCGTACCTAACCCAGAGACCGCGTTCTCCGAAATCGTTCGGAGCCACGATGAGTTCTGTATCGAAGGCGACCTGACGGCGACGATCACCACGGACGATAAAGCGTTCGGCTCGAAGGATCGAGTCTCGGCCGCGGAGATGGTTCTGAAAATCGTCGCCGGGATCCGGGCATTCAAAAGCGGCGGGATTCACACCAAGGAATTTCTCCTCCGCCCGAAGGGCTTTTTCCCATTCTCGACGGGGACGATGACCTTCGGGCACACGTGGCCGCACCTCGAGAAGACCGAGATCAAGAAGGAGGATGAGGCCCCACTCGTCGAGCACCTCAAGCAATACGTCGAGCTCAAAGAGAAATCGATGCTGATGGCGTGCGCGCGACTCTGTGAGGCCCAGGTGCGAACGAGCCCACTCGATCGCGTGCTCGATGCGTGCATCGCACTCGAGTTGTTGTTGCTGGGCGGCATGCCAAAAGATGACCGAAAGGGAGAGCTGAAATACCGGTTCTCGATGAACTACGCCTCGCTTCACACAGGCGCCGCCCAGCGCCATGCCGCCTACCAGGAGGCGCGGCACATTTACGATCTCCGTAGCACGATCGCCCACGGAAGCACTCCGGACGAACCTATCCGGCTCGGAGCCGACAAGGTCGGATTAATTGAGGCCGCTAACCGCACCATTGAGGTGCTTCGATTCGTCATCAAGCATTTCCTGCCGCAAGTTCAGGACACCCCGTACAAGAAGCCGGAATTCTGGGACGCGGCGCACTTCGGACTTCCCTATCCGCCACCGAAGAAGTGA
- a CDS encoding type II toxin-antitoxin system VapC family toxin produces the protein MANHIPGALVSAVNLSEVAARTLEKGMTLDRFDYELGRLPLTVIPFDATLAKVAAALRAPTRALGLSFADRACLALCLVRGIPAVTGDRNWTKANVGVEVVVFR, from the coding sequence GTGGCTAACCACATTCCCGGGGCCCTCGTCTCGGCCGTCAACTTGTCGGAGGTGGCGGCACGAACTCTCGAGAAAGGGATGACCCTGGACCGGTTCGATTACGAACTCGGGCGCCTGCCCCTGACTGTTATCCCGTTCGATGCGACCCTCGCCAAGGTCGCAGCCGCGCTTCGGGCTCCGACTCGCGCCCTGGGACTTTCGTTCGCGGACCGCGCGTGCCTCGCCCTGTGCCTGGTTCGCGGGATCCCGGCCGTCACCGGGGATCGAAACTGGACCAAGGCGAACGTCGGAGTAGAAGTCGTCGTGTTCCGATAA
- a CDS encoding PDDEXK nuclease domain-containing protein: MAQKKPAPKSRTPAKPKTGLLPGSAGAPYHGLLSELSALLAHARAATARAVNGVMTATYYELGRRIVEFEQGGKERAGYGEEIITRLSADLTKQFGRGFSRSNLFQIRGFYLGWQIVQTPSGLFQIRAAHDPGGEFGPLPAPAGALVTTETFPLPWSHYVRLMTVAGAAARQFYEEEAIKGGWSVRQLDRQISTQFYERLAGSKRKNELLAKVHVPQAQDAIDPSLLVRDPYLLEFLNLADEYGESELEEAIIRNLEGFLVELGRGFTFVARQRKIRIDAQWYKIDLLLFHRQLRCLVVIDLKIGAFSHADAGQMNMYLNYAREHLTEPGENEPVGLILCSEKSDTVVRYAMGGINAKVFASEYLTVLPPEDELRATIERTRQALSIRPRKSD; encoded by the coding sequence ATGGCCCAAAAGAAACCTGCCCCCAAATCTCGCACCCCGGCGAAGCCGAAGACGGGACTTCTGCCCGGCAGCGCGGGCGCACCGTATCACGGGCTGCTCTCCGAGCTGTCCGCACTTCTCGCTCACGCTCGTGCCGCAACGGCCCGGGCGGTCAACGGGGTGATGACCGCGACCTATTACGAACTGGGCCGCCGCATCGTTGAGTTCGAGCAGGGCGGAAAGGAGCGCGCCGGGTACGGGGAAGAAATCATCACGCGGCTTTCGGCGGACCTGACCAAGCAATTCGGGCGCGGGTTCTCGCGGTCCAACCTGTTCCAGATCCGCGGCTTTTACCTCGGCTGGCAGATAGTCCAGACACCGTCTGGACTTTTCCAAATCCGGGCGGCGCACGATCCGGGCGGAGAATTTGGGCCCCTACCGGCGCCGGCGGGAGCACTGGTCACGACCGAAACTTTTCCGCTGCCGTGGTCCCATTACGTCCGGCTGATGACCGTTGCCGGTGCTGCGGCCCGTCAGTTCTACGAAGAAGAAGCGATTAAGGGCGGCTGGTCGGTGCGCCAGCTCGACCGCCAGATCTCGACTCAGTTCTACGAGCGTCTGGCGGGATCGAAACGCAAAAACGAATTGCTCGCCAAGGTACACGTCCCGCAGGCACAAGATGCGATCGACCCGTCGCTCCTGGTGCGCGACCCGTACTTGTTAGAGTTCCTGAATCTGGCGGACGAGTACGGGGAAAGCGAACTCGAAGAAGCGATCATCCGCAACCTCGAAGGGTTCCTCGTCGAACTCGGCCGCGGGTTCACCTTCGTCGCGCGCCAGCGGAAGATCCGCATCGACGCGCAGTGGTACAAAATCGACCTGCTTCTCTTCCACCGGCAGCTCCGGTGCCTCGTCGTCATTGACTTGAAAATCGGTGCATTCAGCCATGCCGACGCCGGGCAGATGAACATGTACCTGAACTACGCGCGCGAGCACTTAACGGAGCCCGGCGAGAACGAGCCCGTCGGCCTGATCCTGTGCAGCGAGAAGAGCGACACGGTCGTGCGCTACGCGATGGGTGGCATCAACGCCAAGGTGTTCGCGTCCGAATACCTCACGGTCCTGCCCCCGGAAGACGAACTGCGGGCGACCATCGAACGCACCCGGCAGGCGCTATCCATACGGCCGAGGAAGAGTGACTAA
- the tcmP gene encoding three-Cys-motif partner protein TcmP, which yields MISSLQKFGDKTWTQDKLERVRKYLTAYTTIMRKRSHQFAYIDGFAGTGYHELKQEADDGAGLFSEPAEPEVTAFLDGSARMALQVEPRFHKYIFIEKSAKKAAELEKLKSEFTDRGPDIRIETADANEAIQKLCRASWDKHRAVLFMDPFGMQLTWDTVRVVAATRAIDTWILFPLSAVNRLLKSDANIPLSWRARLDTMFGEPNWFDEFFPENRSDNLFETDAVRRRKAATMEKIGEYFNRRLASVFAGVAPNPYTLKNKLGVPLFQLCFAAGNPHAVDTAVKIAKDILKRDPVKPARLPMMEDD from the coding sequence TTGATCTCGTCGTTACAGAAGTTCGGCGACAAGACCTGGACCCAAGACAAGCTCGAGCGCGTCCGGAAGTACCTGACTGCGTACACCACGATCATGCGGAAGCGAAGCCATCAGTTCGCGTACATCGACGGCTTCGCGGGAACGGGCTACCACGAGCTCAAGCAAGAGGCTGACGACGGCGCGGGACTGTTCTCGGAGCCGGCCGAGCCCGAAGTGACCGCGTTCCTCGACGGCTCGGCGCGGATGGCGCTCCAAGTCGAACCCCGGTTCCACAAGTACATCTTCATCGAGAAGAGCGCGAAGAAGGCCGCCGAGTTGGAGAAGCTGAAGTCCGAGTTCACGGACCGTGGCCCGGACATCCGCATTGAGACGGCCGACGCGAACGAGGCCATTCAGAAACTCTGCCGCGCTTCCTGGGACAAGCACCGCGCCGTTCTCTTCATGGACCCGTTCGGGATGCAGCTCACCTGGGACACGGTAAGGGTAGTCGCCGCCACCCGAGCCATCGACACCTGGATCCTGTTCCCGCTCAGCGCGGTCAACCGGCTCCTGAAAAGCGACGCCAATATCCCGCTGTCGTGGAGGGCGAGACTCGACACGATGTTCGGCGAGCCGAACTGGTTCGACGAGTTCTTCCCGGAGAACCGGTCGGACAATCTCTTCGAAACCGACGCGGTTCGCCGCCGGAAAGCTGCGACGATGGAGAAGATCGGCGAATACTTCAACCGCCGCCTGGCATCCGTGTTCGCGGGTGTCGCCCCGAACCCCTACACCCTAAAAAACAAACTGGGAGTGCCTCTCTTCCAGTTGTGCTTCGCGGCGGGCAACCCGCACGCGGTCGACACCGCGGTCAAGATCGCCAAGGACATCCTGAAACGCGACCCCGTGAAGCCCGCACGCCTCCCCATGATGGAAGACGATTGA
- a CDS encoding SET domain-containing protein, which yields MNTAKELPDLYVRKVRGMGRGVFAGRAYRAGEVIEVCPVVRIPAQPEGDGGKALEHYVFEWDEGTGELANALCDFGFDGRPRETVPEHCRDVVSFFLADVVEVENDGYSSPQSTQR from the coding sequence ATGAACACCGCGAAGGAATTGCCCGATCTCTACGTCCGCAAGGTCCGCGGGATGGGGCGCGGCGTGTTCGCCGGACGCGCCTACCGTGCGGGCGAGGTAATCGAGGTGTGCCCGGTCGTCCGGATCCCGGCTCAGCCCGAAGGGGACGGGGGCAAGGCTCTCGAGCACTACGTGTTCGAGTGGGACGAGGGGACCGGCGAATTGGCCAACGCACTTTGCGATTTCGGTTTCGATGGTCGACCACGCGAGACAGTCCCCGAGCATTGCCGAGACGTCGTTTCGTTTTTCCTCGCTGACGTGGTCGAAGTCGAGAACGATGGGTACAGTTCTCCGCAGTCGACGCAGAGATGA